The Lolium perenne isolate Kyuss_39 chromosome 6, Kyuss_2.0, whole genome shotgun sequence genome segment TGCAGGAGTTCCCTAACTCAAGCCCACATGAATCTCGCCATGTGGCAAGTAAAGAAGATATGATTACAGTCCTCAATCTCTCCACATAACGCGCAATGGCCATCGGAGGGTCCCATCCTCTTGGCCACCTTCTCGCAAGACGGGAGTTTCCCTCTGATCAACTGCCACATGAAAATCTTGATCTTAGGGGGAACCCTAGTCCGCCAGACCTCCTTGAAATGTGTGACCGCCGCCCCTTGCAAGAGGCCATGATACATGGACCTAGTCGAGAAGATCCCAGAGTTCTCGAGTGCCCAGGACACCTTGTCATTCTGCTCGTCCACCGGCAGCGCCTGTACTTCCCTGCACAGGTTGTCCCATTCCACGGCTTCCGCAAGACTAAACTGGCGGCGGAAATGGATGCGCCATTCGCCAGGAGTCCCCTCTAACACCCTGGTCGCATGCACCGTAACATCTGGGTGGGTGCAACAGCTGAACAGGCGCGGAAACCGGGCGCGAAGAGGCCCCGGCCCCACCCACCAGTCTTTCCAGAAATATGTCCACTTCCCATTGTGAACAGAATGCTTCGCCCCAAGCTTGAAGTGCCATTTAATTTTCTGGATGGCATTCCAGAATTGTGATCCCCTCACCGGCACCTCTTTGGAGAAGAAGTCATGGGTGCCAAGATATTTGGCCCGAAGGAGGTCCGCCCACAGGCCCTCCTCGTTCTGGTAGATCTTCCAGATCCACCGCAGCATCAGCGCAATGTTCATGAGTTTGGTGTTGAGGATCCCCAAACCCCCCACCTCCCTAGGTTTACATACCGTCGCCCAATCGACCATGTGGTACTTCCTAGAGTTCCCGACTCCTTCCCAGAAGAATCGAGACCGAGACCTATCCATCGCATAGTGGGTCGAGTCATGCAGGAGATAGACCCCCATAGCGAACATTGGTAGGCTCGAGAGACACGAGTTAATGAGCTCCAGCCTACCCGCAGAGGCCAGAAAGAGGCCCTGCCAGGGATCAACCCGATGACCCACCTTTTCCGGGAGGAACTCCCTGTCCGCCACCCTAAGCGGACCACCGCTCACCGGGAGCCCAAGGTACCGCAAAGGGTAGGATCCCAGCTTGCAGTTCAGAAGGTTAGCCAGCCTACGCTTCTCCTCATCTGGGACCCCTGTCACCAGTACTTCGCTCTTGTCAAAGTTAATCTTCAGACCCGACATGTTCTCGAAGCATAAAAGGAGGAATTTGAGGTTGGCAATGCCTAGATCTGTAGGCTCGATCAGGATCATGGTATCGTCGGTGTACTGCAAGTGGGTGACCCCCCCGGGGATCAAATGCGACACCACCCCTTTGATGTGACCTGCCGAGTTAGCCCTAGCCAGCATGGCTGCTAAcgcatcaacaaggaaatcaaagAGGATCAGGGATAGTGGGTCGCCCTGACGCACACCCCGAGCGTTCCGGAAGAAAGGTCCCACCTCTCCGTTAACATTGATGGCCGTTTGGCCACCCCTGACCAACTGCATCAAGCGATGGACCACCATGGCCGAGAAACCCTTCCTCAGCAGCACTTCCTGGAGAAAGTCCCAATTGACTCTGTCATAGGCCTTCTCAAAATCGAGCTTGAGGAGGAGGCCCCCAAGCCTCTTCACTCGTAGCTCGTGCATGATCTCATGTAAAGCAAGCACCCCCTCATGTAGACATCTCCCACGGATAAACGCAGTTTGACTACGGTCGATCATCCTATGAGCAAGCGGCGCCAGACGGATAGCGAAAGCCTTGGCCACAAACTTGAAAATGACATTAATAAGAGCTATGGGCCTAAACTGCTTTATAGTATCCGCGCCTTTGACCTTGGGGATCAGCGTAATAATCCCAAAATTGAGCCGCGCCACATCCACCCTACCAAGGACAAAGTCGTTCAGGAGCGTGAGAATATGTCCTCGCAAGACTCCCCAGAATCTCTTGAAGAAAAGGACCGGCAGCCCATCCGGCCCTGGTGCCGAGTCCGGCTTCATACTCAGGAGGACCTCGTCCAATTCCTCAAGCGTGAAGGTGATTTCCATCGCAAGGTTCTCGCCCTCCGAGATCCTCTTGTCCCTCTCCCAGAGGTCGGAGGCTAAGGCGAACACCCTCTCCTCCCCCGACGCCCCCATGAGCCCCCGATAGAAGTCATAGACATGCTCCATCAGGTCTCGCTGGTCTTCCACCTCCCCCTGTGGTGTAAGCAGGCGCGGGATGGAGCACTTCCGCCGCCGGCCGTTGGCGATGGCGTGGAAATATTTGGTGCAGGAGTCTCCCTCGAGAGTCCAGCGTACCCGACTCCTCTGCCTCCAGTACTCCTCCTCCATCCGGTCGACCACGAGCAACTGGTCCTCCAGATGATACCTAAGGGCCCAGCCCTCCTCATCAAGACCCGCCCCATCAGCCTGCCGGTCCAGTTCCTCTACCTGGGAGAGTAGGGTCTCCTTAAAGAGTCGTTTCTCCTTGCCCAGGTTGGCTCCCCAGCCTTTGAGAAACTGTCGTAGGTTACGGGCCACACACTGCCATAGGTCAATGCAATCCCGATGCGGACCATAGTCAAGCAGAAAGTGGTTGAGTTTTGATAGCACAAGCTCCCCGAAGCCGTGGACACTAAACCACCAGGTTTGAAAGAAGAACCGTGGTGGTGGACACCTCACTGCCTCCCCACTATCCAGCAGAAGTGGGTTGTGGTCAGAGCCTATCCTCGTAACGGCCGTGACCGAGCAAAGCGGAAAGCGCGCCTCCCAGGCCGGGGACACAAAGACCCGATCCAGGACACACCTAATAGGGTTAAGCTGCCTGTTGGTCCAGGTGTACCGAGCCCCTGCCCGGTTTAGTTCCCGCAGAGCCATaacagcaatggaatcattgaACCGGCGCACCCTAGCCCAGTCAATGTTGTCGGTACTCTTATCCCCAGCTGAGCGGATGAGATTGAAATCTCCGGCGATCACCAGAGGAACCTGACACTCGGTGACCGCCCTCTCCAGTTCCCCCAGGAGGAATTGTCAAAGTTAATCTTCAGACCCGACATGTTCTCGAAGCATAAAAGGAGGAATTTGAGGTTGGCAATGCCTAGATCCGTAGGCTCGATCAGGATCATGGTATCGTCGGCGTACTGCAAGTGGGTGACCCCCCCGGGGATCAAATGCGACACCACCCCTTTGATGTGACCTGCCGAGTTAGCCCTAGCCAGCATGGCTGCTAAcgcatcaacaaggaaatcaaagAGGATCGGGGATAGTGGGTCGCCCTGACGCACACCCCGAGCGTTCCGGAAGAAAGGTCCCACCTCTCCGTTAACATTGATGGCCGTTTGGCCACCCCTGACCAACTGCATCAAGCGATGGACCACCATGGCCGAGAAACCCTTCCTCAGCAGCACTTCCTGGAGAAAGTCCCAATTGACTCTGTCATAGGCCTTCTCAAAATCGAGCTTGAGGAGGAGGCCCCCAAGCCTCTTCACTCGTAGCTCGTGCATGATCTCATGTAAAGCAAGCACCCCCTCATGTAGACATCTCCCACGGATAAACGCAGTTTGACTACGGTCGATCGTCCTATGAGCAAGCGGCGCCAGACGGATAGCGAAAGCCTTGGCCACAAACTTGAAAATGACATTAATAAGAGCTATGGGCCTAAACTGCTTTATAGTATCCGCGCCTTTGACCTTGGGGATCAGCGTAATAATCCCAAAATTGAGCCGCGCCACATCCACCCTACCAAGGACAAAGTCGTTCAGGAGCGTGAGAATATGTCCTCGCAAGACTCCCCAGAATCTCTTGAAGAAAAGGACCGGCAGCCCATCCGGCCCTGGTGCCGAGTCCGGCTTCATACTCAGGAGGACCTCGTCCAATTCCTCAAGCGTGAAGGTGATTTCCATCGCAAGGTTCTCACCCTCCGAGATCCTCTTGTCCCTCTCCCAGAGGTCGGGGGCTAAGGCGAACACCCTCTCCTCCCCCGACGCCCCCATGAGCCCCCGATAGAAGTCATAGACATGCTCCATCAGGTCTCGCTGGTCTTCCACCTCCCCCTGTGGTGTAAGCAGGCGCGGGATGGAGCACTTCCGCCGCCGGCCGTTGGCGATGGCGTGGAAATATTTGGTGCAGGAGTCTCCCTCGAGAGTCCAGCGTACCCGACTCCTCTGCCTCCAGTACTCCTCCTCCATCCGGTCGACCACGAGCAACTGGTCCTCCAGATGATACCTAAGGGCCCAGCCCTCCTCATCAAGACCCGCCCCATCAGCCTGCCGGTCCAGTTCCTCTACCTGGGAGAGTAGGGTCTCCTTAAAGAGTCGTTTCTCCTTGCCCAGGTTGGCTCCCCAGCCTTTGAGAAACTGTCGTAGGTTACGGGCCACACACTGCCATAGGTCAATGCAATCCCGATGCGGACCATAGTCAAGCAGAAAGTGGTTGAGTTTTGATAGCACAAGCTCCCCGAAGCCGTGGACACTAAACCACCAGGTTTGAAAGAAGAACCGTGGTGGTGGACACCTCACTGCCTCCCCACTATCCAGCAGAAGTGGGTTGTGGTCAGAGCCTATCCTCGTAACGGCCGTGACCGAGCAAAGCGGAAAGCGCGCCTCCCAGGCCGGGGACACAAAGACCCGATCCAGGACACACCTAATAGGGTTAAGCTGCCTGTTGGTCCAGGTGTACCGAGCCCCTGCCCGGTTTAGTTCCCGCAGAGCCATaacagcaatggaatcattgaACCGGCGCACCCTAGCCCAGTCAATGTTGTCGGTACTCTTATCCCCAGCTGAGCGGATGAGATTGAAATCGCCGGCGATCACCAGAGGAACCTGACACTCGGTGACCGCCCTCTCCAGTTCCCCCAGGAACTCATCCGTCCTCCCATGATCCGCTGGGCCGTACACCAGCATGAAGCACCATATCATGTTGATGTTGCGCTGGAGAATCTTAGCAGAAATGAAGAAAACCCCTTTCCTCCATTCCCCCAGGAACTCATCCGTCCTCCCATGTCTGCTCACTTAATCGGAAACAAGCAACTGAGATTTTCCGACGAGTACAACGCATTCAAACATTTGAACCTTTTGCAACTAGCTTGAGATACAACCACACGTGCTCAATTATATAGCGTTTACTGAACATCCCTAATTATAGACacacgcgcgcgcgcgcgcgacgTTAAACCCTGTTTTTTTTTTAGCCCGCGGTGGGTTGGAGGTACAAGTACAACAGCCTCTATTATCAGTTATCACTCCTGCCAAGCTTGCTTGTCGATAAAAGCATTGGCTGACAATATCGACGTGTATTTCATTCACAGGCATGCACAATATATACGGACATGGAACAGGTAGCAATAGCTACACATACGGGGAAGTTTTACAAAAGAATCTTACGGACTCAAACGTGGCACATCACGTTGGGCTGAAACACAAACTGCTCCCGATTATTAAGCAAGTTCAGCCAACCAAATGAATCCACGTTTGTCCGTAAACTTTCCGTAGGCACAGCAGTCCGTATGTCTAGATTTATTGGTAGCAATATCACCTCTTTAGGATGAACAAGGCATACGTGCGGGTTTTCATTAAGAAACAAGAGATTAAGAATTACCAACTTAACGTATCAGGCACCCTGCCAGCTGGGCAGAACTCCGTGGAGAATGGTGGAACAGCGACGTTGATTCACATTACCTCCAAGGCACGCATTCCTTAAACCCCTTCAATTCCTGCAAGGCCAGGCTGTGGTAGTGCTCCTATATAAGCAGACCGTGCATGCAGTTAGCAGCATCTCATCCCAAAGCAGTGCATATAACAAGAACTTTCTAGCTAGCAACAATGGCTGTTCCTCGGAGCTCCTTGATCATCGCCAGCGTCTTGgcactcttcctcttctcctcagcAAACGGCGGCAGCATCGCTATCTACTGGGGCCAGAACGGTAACGAGGGCACCCTCGCCGAGACCTGCGCAACCGGCAACTATGCCTTCGTCAACATCGCCTTCCTCTGCAGCTTTGGCTCCGGCCAGTCTCCCCAGCTCAACCTCGCCGGCCACTGCGACCCCTACTCCAACGCATGCACCAACCTCACGGCCGACATCCACTCCTGCCAGTCCAGGGGCGTCAAGGTCATGCTCTCCATCGGCGGAGGCGCCGGAGGGTACACGCTCAACTCCGAACAGGACGCCGCCGAGCTGGCGCAGTACATCTGGAACAGCTACCTCGGCGGGTCAGGGAAGAGGCCCCTTGGCGACGCCGTTCTCGACGGCGTCGACTTCGACATCGAGAGCGGCAACCCGGACTACTACGGCGCCCTCGCGGCGCACCTGAAGTCTTACAGCGGCCAAGGGGGGAAGAAGGTGTACCTGTCAGCGGCGCCGCAGTGCCCATTCCCGGATGCGTCGGTCGGCAAGGCCCTGGAGACCGGCCTGTTCGACTACGTCTGGGTTCAGTTCTACAACAACCCGCCTTGCCAGTACACGCCGGGGAGCACCGCCAACCTGCTCAACTCCTGGAAGCAGTGGACATCGGCGATCAATGCTACATACATCTTCCTCGGCTTGCCGGCCGCACCAGATGCGGCGGGGAGCGGGTTCATACCGACGGGGAGCCTCGAGTCGCAGGTGCTCCCGGCGTTGAAGGCGTCCACCAAGTATGGAGGGGTGATGCTCTGGTCCAAGTTCTACGATGACCAGGATGGTTACAGCTCGGCCATAAAAAACCACGTGTGATACTTCCCGTGCGTGAGCATATATGTACGAGTTGTGTGGTTTGTACAGTCATTTGGTCTAGCTACGGTTTGACACTTCCTATAATTTATCATTCGATAGAGTTCTATCGAATAAATTCGAAGGCCCTTTGAAATATATATAACTCAACTTCTAGTGTGCTCTTCAGAGCCATTCCATTTCTTCTTGACATATTTCCGGTCCTTTGACACCCGGATCACAATATTAAATGAAAACATGTAGATCTCTGTCAGGGCTGGGTAGTAAAATAAAGTTGTAACATATTGATTGTAAAAAATCGAAAAGTATCTttagcacatgagcaccagtgctcctggtATTATTTGtattcaaaaaaaattgaaattaaatacctacatacatataaacattccGAAGATACGGTAGAAATTTCGgagaaaaatatgttatattttgagctatataaaaaagacaaatttctgacaaatatacgTCTCTATACGTAGCCATAAATTTGtttttttcctgtagctcaaaatacaatgcaatttCTACCAAAACTTCTCACGAGTATTCGGAACATATATATGTATtcatagaataaatgtgataatttTTTGAAACACGGATATataaattttttaatttttaaaaaactgagagcactggtgcccatgtgcaccaaatgctTACTCGTAAAAAATAGGGTTTAAGACCAAATTTAATAGCAGAGTCAAAACGGCTGGCTATAAGCTATTTTCATGTCATCTATAGTCAGTTAAAGAGCCAATATGtaaaatagtgagctataaaatgtACTACTTTACTAAATACATGGCCCATGTTACAATGTCACGAAGTATTGCTGCAGCTGCTCTTATCCTACAGCTGTTCTTAGAGCAAGTCCAACAGCTCCCCATTATTTTTCCCTCTAT includes the following:
- the LOC127309291 gene encoding acidic endochitinase-like codes for the protein MAVPRSSLIIASVLALFLFSSANGGSIAIYWGQNGNEGTLAETCATGNYAFVNIAFLCSFGSGQSPQLNLAGHCDPYSNACTNLTADIHSCQSRGVKVMLSIGGGAGGYTLNSEQDAAELAQYIWNSYLGGSGKRPLGDAVLDGVDFDIESGNPDYYGALAAHLKSYSGQGGKKVYLSAAPQCPFPDASVGKALETGLFDYVWVQFYNNPPCQYTPGSTANLLNSWKQWTSAINATYIFLGLPAAPDAAGSGFIPTGSLESQVLPALKASTKYGGVMLWSKFYDDQDGYSSAIKNHV